In one window of Tubulanus polymorphus chromosome 3, tnTubPoly1.2, whole genome shotgun sequence DNA:
- the LOC141902323 gene encoding uncharacterized protein LOC141902323 isoform X1 → MDQRSEKLSKPHNRGNVDSIMADSRFSPVLENLESENQDEPETRRNRRSSNFEISDEMLEELPWHHIQLYRLYGEQANDFLHPKIDQEIMNQFVKPKRHNNIKLDGMTADELWTKLRKDSTYRLLRRDRAIQQELKAAYSAFIRQCAQQNKTPVKRNFYDKDDVPEIDLLMDQSVSQAVQSYSLKCQLMYRSAVNNENKAEILHHNNPFPNLNDLQGEETIERYLPSWWQTHSDTVSEKSYEKWLREPNSTKTSRTNSLSSENRSECMKKLSAPSSATTKLSAAKILAQKQDEQDWKELVLPRKRANTVVAAPRLRFMTDEAAVVTGDFGKRCKEIEESQTTRNQFVSTANNDNTESLNKVMTARCGDDSNKAVSTPNNRCLSEPLLSTEEYNKHFLTTWEPLTEKALIEYKQRIDVMGSGDFNYGRAKMWNLTKT, encoded by the exons atggaCCAACGATCGGAGAAATTATCGAAACCTCATAACCGCGGCAACGTCGATTCAATCATGGCCGACAGTCGTTTCTCGCCGGTTTTAGAAAATCTCGAATCCGAAAATCAGGACGAACCGGAAACTCGACGAAATCGACGAAGTTCGAATTTTGAGATCAGCGACGAGATGCTGGAAGAGTTACCATGGCACCACATACAACTGTACCGATTGTACGGAGAGCAGGCGAACGACTTCCTTCATCCAAAAATCGACCAGGAAATTATGAATCAATTTGTGAAGCCAAAACGACATAATAACATTAAGCTAG ATGGAATGACTGCTGATGAATTGTGGACGAAATTGCGTAAAGATTCCACTTATAGGCTGTTACGACGAGATCGCGCAATTCAACAGGAATTAAAg GCAGCTTACAGTGCATTTATACGACAATGCGCGCAGCAAAATAAAACTCCCGTCAAGAGAAATTTCTACGATAAAGACGAT GTACCGGAGATAGATTTATTAATGGATCAGTCAGTATCTCAGGCAGTACAATCTTACAGTCTAAAGTGTCAACTGATGTATCGATCGGCcgtgaataatgaaaacaaagctGAAATTCTACATCACAATAATCCATTCCCGAATCTGAATGATCTACAAGGTGAAGAGACGATCGAGAGATATCTACCCTCATGGTGGCAAACTCATTCT GATACGGTTAGCGAGAAGAGTTATGAGAAATGGTTGAGGGAACCGAACTCGACAAAAACCAGCAGAACGAATTCATTATCGAGTGAAAATCGATCTGAATGTATGAAAAAACTATCGGCGCCTTCATCAGCTACTACGAAACTCAGCGCTGCGAAAATACTCGCTCAGAAACAGGACGAACAGGATTGGAAGGAGCTCGTACTGCCGCGGAAACGCGCGAATACGGTCGTCGCGGCGCCGCGGTTGAGATTCATGACCGATGAAGCGGCCGTTGTTACGGGAGATTTCGGGAAACGATGTAAAGAGATCGAAGAGTCGCAAACAACGCGAAATCAGTTCGTTAGCACCGCGAATAACGATAATactgaatcattgaataaagTGATGACAGCTCGCTGCGGTGATGATTCAAATAAAG CAGTTTCGACGCCGAACAATAGATGTCTCTCCGAACCGCTTTTATCGACTGAAgaatataataaacatttccTCACAACGTGGGAACCATTAACCGAGAAAGCACTCATCGAGTATAAACAACGGATCGATGTTATGGGTAGCGGCGACTTTAATTACGGTCGAGCAAAAATGTGGAATTTAACAAAAACGTGA
- the LOC141902323 gene encoding uncharacterized protein LOC141902323 isoform X2, translating to MDQRSEKLSKPHNRGNVDSIMADSRFSPVLENLESENQDEPETRRNRRSSNFEISDEMLEELPWHHIQLYRLYGEQANDFLHPKIDQEIMNQFVKPKRHNNIKLDGMTADELWTKLRKDSTYRLLRRDRAIQQELKAAYSAFIRQCAQQNKTPVKRNFYDKDDVPEIDLLMDQSVSQAVQSYSLKCQLMYRSAVNNENKAEILHHNNPFPNLNDLQGEETIERYLPSWWQTHSDTVSEKSYEKWLREPNSTKTSRTNSLSSENRSECMKKLSAPSSATTKLSAAKILAQKQDEQDWKELVLPRKRANTVVAAPRLRFMTDEAAVVTGDFGKRCKEIEESQTTRNQFVSTANNDNTESLNKVMTARCGDDSNKVSTPNNRCLSEPLLSTEEYNKHFLTTWEPLTEKALIEYKQRIDVMGSGDFNYGRAKMWNLTKT from the exons atggaCCAACGATCGGAGAAATTATCGAAACCTCATAACCGCGGCAACGTCGATTCAATCATGGCCGACAGTCGTTTCTCGCCGGTTTTAGAAAATCTCGAATCCGAAAATCAGGACGAACCGGAAACTCGACGAAATCGACGAAGTTCGAATTTTGAGATCAGCGACGAGATGCTGGAAGAGTTACCATGGCACCACATACAACTGTACCGATTGTACGGAGAGCAGGCGAACGACTTCCTTCATCCAAAAATCGACCAGGAAATTATGAATCAATTTGTGAAGCCAAAACGACATAATAACATTAAGCTAG ATGGAATGACTGCTGATGAATTGTGGACGAAATTGCGTAAAGATTCCACTTATAGGCTGTTACGACGAGATCGCGCAATTCAACAGGAATTAAAg GCAGCTTACAGTGCATTTATACGACAATGCGCGCAGCAAAATAAAACTCCCGTCAAGAGAAATTTCTACGATAAAGACGAT GTACCGGAGATAGATTTATTAATGGATCAGTCAGTATCTCAGGCAGTACAATCTTACAGTCTAAAGTGTCAACTGATGTATCGATCGGCcgtgaataatgaaaacaaagctGAAATTCTACATCACAATAATCCATTCCCGAATCTGAATGATCTACAAGGTGAAGAGACGATCGAGAGATATCTACCCTCATGGTGGCAAACTCATTCT GATACGGTTAGCGAGAAGAGTTATGAGAAATGGTTGAGGGAACCGAACTCGACAAAAACCAGCAGAACGAATTCATTATCGAGTGAAAATCGATCTGAATGTATGAAAAAACTATCGGCGCCTTCATCAGCTACTACGAAACTCAGCGCTGCGAAAATACTCGCTCAGAAACAGGACGAACAGGATTGGAAGGAGCTCGTACTGCCGCGGAAACGCGCGAATACGGTCGTCGCGGCGCCGCGGTTGAGATTCATGACCGATGAAGCGGCCGTTGTTACGGGAGATTTCGGGAAACGATGTAAAGAGATCGAAGAGTCGCAAACAACGCGAAATCAGTTCGTTAGCACCGCGAATAACGATAATactgaatcattgaataaagTGATGACAGCTCGCTGCGGTGATGATTCAAATAAAG TTTCGACGCCGAACAATAGATGTCTCTCCGAACCGCTTTTATCGACTGAAgaatataataaacatttccTCACAACGTGGGAACCATTAACCGAGAAAGCACTCATCGAGTATAAACAACGGATCGATGTTATGGGTAGCGGCGACTTTAATTACGGTCGAGCAAAAATGTGGAATTTAACAAAAACGTGA